DNA sequence from the Streptomyces tsukubensis genome:
CGGCACCCGTTCGGGCACGAAGCCCAGCAGGCTCATCGCCGCGGCGACGTAGCTCAGTGCGGAGAATGCGGCCGCGACCGCCACCCAGATCCAGTGGGCGCTGCTGAAGTCGGCGCCCAGGTTGTTGCCGGCGATCTGGGACAGCAGGAAGTACGCGGCGACGGCGCCGGCGATCAGGCTGACGAGGGTCCGGGGCCGGATCCGCTCCAGCCGGACGGGCTCCACCGGGGCCTGGGGCCGGATCAGCAGCACCTGGTGGCGGATCTGGGTGAGGAGGTCCTCCTCGCGCGCCGCGTCGAGCGCCTCGTCGACGGCGCGTTTGTCCGCCCGCCGCTCGGCGTGCGGGGCGGGCTTCGCCGGGTGGCCCGCGGTGGGCCCGGTGGGGGCCGTGACCGCGGGCGGGCGTGCTGCCGCTGCGGCGCTGGTACGGCTGTCCTCCGGGCGGCCGTCCGCCGCGGCGGCCTCCGGGGCTCCTCCTGCGGTTCCGGCCGCTCCCGCCGTGTCCGGAGCGGTGCCCGCGGCTTCGGCGGTCCGGCCCGTGTCCGGACCGGCCTCTGCTTCCGCCCTGCCTGTGTCCGGACCGGTGTCCGTGGTGGTGCGGGCCGTGTCCGTAGCGGTCGCGGACTCCCCGGTGGCCGTCCCGTGTGCCTGGGCCGAGGCCTCCGCGCGGGCCCTGCGGGCCGCCGCCGAGGCCTTCAGAACGGCCTCGCGCTCCCGCTCGGCCCGCTCCCGCGCCAGTCTTCGCAGGGTCGCACGGGTGGAGCGGCTGAGGGCGATGGGCTGGAGCAGCGGCAGACAGTCGGCGACCGCGTCCGGTCCGAGGATCTCCAGCGCCCCCGACACCGAGCGCTCGGCACCCACCCGAAGGCCCATGGTGACCAGGAGCTGGGCGACGTCCATCCGCAGCACCAGATCGCCCGCGGCGATCTCGCCGCCGCGCAGATCGGTCAGGATGACCTTGCCGGAACGATCCACCAGGATCGCGTCCCCCGTCAGCCTGCGGTGCGCGATCCGGCGCGACTGGAGCGATTTGACCTGCCGCCAGGCCCCGCGGACCACGTCGTCGGTGATCTCCGTGTCCTCCAGGCTGTCCAGGGATCTGCCGCCCAGGTGCTCGTAGACGAGCATCACGGCGTCCGGTCCCAGCTCGGAGGTGGCGATCAGCTTGGGGGCGTTCGCCCCGGCGGCGATCGCCGCGTAGGCGAGGAGCGCCTCCTGCTCCAGCGCCTGCCGCAGTGACTGGAGGGAGGAGCGGCGGGTGGTGATGGAGCGCAGCGTGAGCCGCCGCCAGAGCCGGTAGAAGAAGCCGTGTGCCTGCTGTTCGCGGTCGACGACGGTGACGTCGAGGGGTGGGCCGTCCTCCAGGGTGACCAGATAGCGGCGCCCACGGTCGCCCTGCTCAACCGGGCCGCCGTCCGTTCCGTCCGGTACGTCCTCGGTGCGCATCGCGGTGACCGGGCGGAAGCCGACATGGCGCAGGCCCGCCAGCAGGGTCTGGCCGGTGGGCCGGACATTGGGCGAGCCGACGGCGTACAGCGTGCCGTACGCCACGGTCCAGCCGAGGAGGACGGTCAGGATGATGGAGAACGGGGTGGTGTATCCGCCGACCAGCATCGCGAAGGCGTCCAGCAGCAGCACCACCCAGAGCACGACCCGCCAGCGGGGTCTGCGGGCCATGCCGACCGCCGTCATATAGGCGATGACGGGGGCGAGATAGCCGTGCACGGGGTCCGTGAGCCCGCTGCCCTGGGAGCGGGTGAGGGCTTCCTGGATGCTGTCCGGCGCCGCCTGGGCGACCCAGAGGTCGGTGGCGAGGGTGATGCCGTGGGCGAGGACCGCGGCGAGCACACCGTCGGCGATCCGCAGTCCGTCCCGTTTGATCAGCCGTTCGATCGCGAAGGCGATGGGGACGAGGAGCACCGCGATGGAGGAGACCAGCCCGGCGAGCTTCACCAGCAGTACGGGCGCCTGCTCGGTGCCCTTGCTGATGTCGTGTTCGAGGCCGGTGGTGGTGCCCTGGGCGAAGGCGGCGATGGCGAGGAGGACGGCGATCGCGAGGATGCCGCCGAGGAAGCGCATGAGGTCCGAGGGGCGGTGCACCCGGGCGGCGAGCAGGGGCTCGTCACCGGAGACCCGGTCGGCATCGGTGCCGGGGTCGTCGACGGGATGGTCCCCGTGCCCGGCTGCGGGCGGCTCTTCGGAGCCTGCTCCCGACAGTCCGGCGGGCTTGGCTTCGGATGCTGCTTCGGGTGCTGACCCGGGCCGGTGCGCGGGAGCGTCCCCCGCGGCCGTTCCCCCGTCCCCGCCCTTCAGGCCTCCGGCGCCGTCATTGCCACTGCCACCGGCGCTGTCACCGGCACCATCACCGGAATCGGTGACGGTGTCGTCGGCACCGGGAGAGGTGCCGGGGGAGGAGTCGGTGTCCCGGCCCCGGGCGTCCCCTTCACCGGCCGCGCCTTCCGCCGGGCCGTTCCCCCGGGCGTCCCGCGAACCGTTCCGCGGGCTGCTGCCCGGACGGTCCTTCGGGCCGGCGGCAGCGCCGCCCGCGGGGGAACCCGATCGGGCGCGGGCACGCCGACGACCGTCGCCGGTGCTGCCGTCGCGCCGGTCGCCGTCGTCGTCTGCGTGCTTCTTGTCCTCGATCGGTTCTACGTCCTTGTCGATGGGCATCCGGTCGTCCGTGGACGGTGCGGATGCGCCGCCACCGTCCGGGCACGGCCCCGTACCGAAGGCGTCAGCCGCCGTGCCAGGCCGCACACCCCGCTCCCTTCCCCGCCTGCTCGGTCTCTCCGCGGTCACGCCTCACCCGTCACCGTCCGCGCACGATGGTGACACGAGCGGGCGTCCGAGAAGGTCATCAGGGTCGTCGGCGCGTGCGTGACCTGCGCAATAGTTCGCGATGAGTCGGTCATGGTCACCCTATTCGCCCCGTGTGGTCTGGTCTGCCGTGGTCTGCTGTGGTCTTGTCTGCCGTGGCCTGTCCGATCCGCCCGATCCAGCGACGGTCGTGGCCGGTCCGCCCGCCGCGGTCCCGCCGTGCGGTCCGTCCATCCTGGCCGCCCGCCGCGTCCCGTGCACGGAGTTGTCCACAGGCCGGGCCGCTTGTCGGTGCGGTGCGGCAGGATGGCGGGATGGAAGAGCTCGCGGAGATCCCCGACTACGCGGAGCGGGTGCTCGACGTCGCCGAGCGGATCCCGCCCGGGCGCGTGATGACGTACGGCGATATCGCCGAATGGCTCGGTGAGGGCGGCCCGCGCCAGGTCGGCCGGGTGATGGCGCTGTTCGGCGGTGCCGTGCCCTGGTGGCGGGTGGTCCGCGCCGACGGCACCGTACTGCCGGGTCACGAGCTGGAGGCCCTGGCGCAGTACCGCACGGAGGGCACACCGCTGCGCCCCGCGCCCCCGAGCGCCGACGGCCATGTGCCGCGCATCGACATGCGGCGGGCGCGCTGGGACGGTGCGGACGCGGATATGAACGCGGATATGAACGCGGACACCGACCGCGGTGACGGCCCCGGCCCTGGTGCCGGTTCCGGTGGTGCGGACGGCCGGGGTGCGGCGGACGGCAGCGGCATATGACGATCGCCGCCGGACCCTGCCGCGCCGGGAGCCCCGGGCGGGCGGGGTAGCGTCGTCGGCGTGCGGTTCCGGCCGCAACCGCTCCATCAGCACCACCACACCCACCAGGACCGGCGATCCACGTGAGTTCCTCCTCCACCACCGGGCGTACGCCGTACCGGCCACAGGCACGGCAGGGGGATTCCGCGCGCCCTCCCAAGGGACGCCGGGGACGGAATCCGGGTGCCTACCGGTTGGTGCGTACCCCGCCCGAAACCCCGGATCCCCCCCTTCTGGACGCCGCCCAGCGTGCCGTGGTTGACCACGAGCACGGCCCCCTGCTCGTCCTGGCGGGCCCCGGCACCGGGAAGACGACCACCCTCGTCGAGGCGGTGGCCGCCCGGATAGCCGGCGGCACCGACCCCGAGCGCATCCTCGTGCTCACCTTCAGCCGCAAGGCCGCGGTGGAGCTGCGCGACCGGATGGCCCTGCGCCTCGGCGGCGCGCGCGGCCCCCGGGCGACCACCTTCCACTCCTTCTGTTACGCCCTGGTCCGCTCCCACCAGGACGCCGAGCTGTTCGCGGAGCCGCTGCGGCTGCTGTCCGGTCCCGAGCAGGACGTCGCGGTCCGGGAACTCCTCGCCGGGCAGATCGGCCTGGAGGCCGACGGCCTCGCCCGCAACGAGTGGCCCGACGAGCTGAGGGCCTGTCTGACCACGCGCGGTTTCGCGGACGAGGTACGGGCGGTCCTCGCCCGCAGCCGTGAGCTGGGTCTCGACCCGTCCGCGCTGAAGAGGTTCGCCGACCGCACCGGGCGGCGCGACTGGCGGGCGGCCGCGTCCTTCCTCGCCGAGTATCTGGACGTCCTCGACATGCAGGGCGTTCTCGACTACGCGGAACTGGTCCACCGGGCCGTCCTCCTTGCCGAGAGCACGGCGCCCTCGCGGAGTTTCCCGCACGACTTCCCGTACGACGCGGTGTTCGTCGACGAGTACCAGGACACCGACCCCTCGCAGGTCAGGCTGCTGCGGGCACTGGCGGGCGGCGGCCGGACCCTGGTCGCCTTCGGTGACCCCGACCAGTCCATCTACGCCTTCCGGGGCGCCGATGTGAACGGCATCCTCGACTTCCCTTCGGCCTTTCCGCACACCGACGGGAGACCGGCGGACGTCGCCGTGCTCACCACCTCCCGCCGGAGCCGGGAGGGCCTGCTGGCGGCCACCCGGCTGCTGACCCGCCGTATGCCGCTGACCCGGCTGCCCGCGGAGAAGGTCCGGGCGCACCGCGAGCTGGCCGCGACCCGGGAGGGCGGCACGGTCGAGGCGTACACCTATCCCACCTCGTCGGCCGAGCTGGACAACATCGCGGACGTCCTGCGCCGGGCCCATCTGGAGGACGGGGTCCCCTGGCACGACATGGCGGTCCTGGTCCGGGCCGGCAGCCGTACGATCCCCGCCGTCCGCCGGGCGCTGACCTCGGCCGGGGTCCCGCTGGAGATCGACGGCGCGGACGTCCCGCTGCGGCACGAGCCTGCGGTCGCCCCGCTGCTGACGGCGCTCCGGGCGGTGGCGGCTCCGATCGCGGAGCGGCCGGAAGAGGAGACACCGGCAGAAGCAGAAGCAGAAGCAGAAGCAGAAGCCGATGCAGAAGCAGAAGCGGAAGCCGGAGCCGAGCGCGAAGCTGTGGCCGAAGGCGAAGCTGCGGCCGGAGCCGGAGCCGGAGCCGGAGCCGGAGCCGGAGCCGGAGCCGGAGCGGACGTCGGTGTCGAGGCCGGAGCTGTGGCCGGAGCCGGGCAGCCCGACGGGGCCGCCGCCGGTTGGCTCGACACGGAGACCGCCCTCACCCTCCTCGCCTCCCCCCTCGGCGGGATGGACGCCGCCGACCTGCGCAAACTCGGCCGGGCCCTGCGCGACGAGGAACGTGCCGCGGGCAACCGGCTGCCGCCGCCGTCCGATCTGCTCATCGCCCGGGCCGTCGCCGAACCGGAACGCCTCGTCGTCCACGACCCGGCCTATGCCCGCCGCGCGCAGGAACTCGGCGCGCTCCTCGCCCGCGCCCGCGCCGTCCTCGACGGCGGCGGCACCGCCGAGGACGCGCTCTGGGAGCTGTGGAACGGCACGTACTGGCCGCAGCGCCTGGAGAACGCCGTGCTGCGCGGCGGCGCGGCCGGGCGGAACGCCGACCGGGACCTCGACGCCGTCTGCGCCCTGTTCGACACGGCCGCGCGCGCCGAGGAGCGCACGGGCGGCCGCGGCGCCCTCAACTTCATCGAGGAGATCGAAGCGCAGGACATCGCCGCCGACACCCTCTCCTCGCGCGAGACCCGCCCCGACGCGGTCCGGCTGATGACCGCCCACCGCTCCAAGGGCCTCGAATGGGGCCTCGTCGTGGTCGCCGGAGTACAGGAGGGCCTCTGGCCCGACCTGCGCCGCCGAGGCTCCCTCCTGGAGGCCGACCGCATCGGCCGCGACGGGCTCGCCGAACCGCTCACCCCCGGCGCCCTCCTTGCCGAGGAGCGCCGGCTCTTCTACGTCGCGGCCACCCGCGCCCGCGACCGGCTCGTCGTCACCGCCGTCAAGGCCCCCGCCGACGACGGCGACCAGCCCTCCCGCTTCCTCACCGAACTGGGCGTCGAACCGGTCTCCGTCGCGGGCCGTCCCCGGCGGCCCCTCGCCGTCTCCGCGCTCGTCGCCGAGCTGCGGGCCACCACCGTCGACCCCGCCGCCCCGCCCGCGCTCCGCGACGCCGCCGCCCGTCGGCTGGCCCGGCTCGCCGCGCTCCGTGACGACGAAGGCCT
Encoded proteins:
- a CDS encoding lysylphosphatidylglycerol synthase domain-containing protein — encoded protein: MPIDKDVEPIEDKKHADDDGDRRDGSTGDGRRRARARSGSPAGGAAAGPKDRPGSSPRNGSRDARGNGPAEGAAGEGDARGRDTDSSPGTSPGADDTVTDSGDGAGDSAGGSGNDGAGGLKGGDGGTAAGDAPAHRPGSAPEAASEAKPAGLSGAGSEEPPAAGHGDHPVDDPGTDADRVSGDEPLLAARVHRPSDLMRFLGGILAIAVLLAIAAFAQGTTTGLEHDISKGTEQAPVLLVKLAGLVSSIAVLLVPIAFAIERLIKRDGLRIADGVLAAVLAHGITLATDLWVAQAAPDSIQEALTRSQGSGLTDPVHGYLAPVIAYMTAVGMARRPRWRVVLWVVLLLDAFAMLVGGYTTPFSIILTVLLGWTVAYGTLYAVGSPNVRPTGQTLLAGLRHVGFRPVTAMRTEDVPDGTDGGPVEQGDRGRRYLVTLEDGPPLDVTVVDREQQAHGFFYRLWRRLTLRSITTRRSSLQSLRQALEQEALLAYAAIAAGANAPKLIATSELGPDAVMLVYEHLGGRSLDSLEDTEITDDVVRGAWRQVKSLQSRRIAHRRLTGDAILVDRSGKVILTDLRGGEIAAGDLVLRMDVAQLLVTMGLRVGAERSVSGALEILGPDAVADCLPLLQPIALSRSTRATLRRLARERAEREREAVLKASAAARRARAEASAQAHGTATGESATATDTARTTTDTGPDTGRAEAEAGPDTGRTAEAAGTAPDTAGAAGTAGGAPEAAAADGRPEDSRTSAAAAARPPAVTAPTGPTAGHPAKPAPHAERRADKRAVDEALDAAREEDLLTQIRHQVLLIRPQAPVEPVRLERIRPRTLVSLIAGAVAAYFLLSQIAGNNLGADFSSAHWIWVAVAAAFSALSYVAAAMSLLGFVPERVPFPRTVLAQVAGSFVKIVAPAAVGGVALNTRFLQRSGVRPGLAVASVGAAQLFGLGAHILLLLTFGYLTGTEKTPSLSPSRTVIAGLLTVAVLVLVVTAIPFLRKFVSTRLRSLFAGVVPRMLDVLQRPVKLLTGIGGQLLLTFAFVMCLDASIRAFNDGSQPLSYASLAVVFLAGNALGSAAPTPGGVGAVEGALILGLIAAGVPKDVATAAVLLYRILTLWLPVLPGWLAFSSLSRKGAL
- a CDS encoding MGMT family protein yields the protein MEELAEIPDYAERVLDVAERIPPGRVMTYGDIAEWLGEGGPRQVGRVMALFGGAVPWWRVVRADGTVLPGHELEALAQYRTEGTPLRPAPPSADGHVPRIDMRRARWDGADADMNADMNADTDRGDGPGPGAGSGGADGRGAADGSGI
- a CDS encoding ATP-dependent helicase, which translates into the protein MSSSSTTGRTPYRPQARQGDSARPPKGRRGRNPGAYRLVRTPPETPDPPLLDAAQRAVVDHEHGPLLVLAGPGTGKTTTLVEAVAARIAGGTDPERILVLTFSRKAAVELRDRMALRLGGARGPRATTFHSFCYALVRSHQDAELFAEPLRLLSGPEQDVAVRELLAGQIGLEADGLARNEWPDELRACLTTRGFADEVRAVLARSRELGLDPSALKRFADRTGRRDWRAAASFLAEYLDVLDMQGVLDYAELVHRAVLLAESTAPSRSFPHDFPYDAVFVDEYQDTDPSQVRLLRALAGGGRTLVAFGDPDQSIYAFRGADVNGILDFPSAFPHTDGRPADVAVLTTSRRSREGLLAATRLLTRRMPLTRLPAEKVRAHRELAATREGGTVEAYTYPTSSAELDNIADVLRRAHLEDGVPWHDMAVLVRAGSRTIPAVRRALTSAGVPLEIDGADVPLRHEPAVAPLLTALRAVAAPIAERPEEETPAEAEAEAEAEADAEAEAEAGAEREAVAEGEAAAGAGAGAGAGAGAGAGADVGVEAGAVAGAGQPDGAAAGWLDTETALTLLASPLGGMDAADLRKLGRALRDEERAAGNRLPPPSDLLIARAVAEPERLVVHDPAYARRAQELGALLARARAVLDGGGTAEDALWELWNGTYWPQRLENAVLRGGAAGRNADRDLDAVCALFDTAARAEERTGGRGALNFIEEIEAQDIAADTLSSRETRPDAVRLMTAHRSKGLEWGLVVVAGVQEGLWPDLRRRGSLLEADRIGRDGLAEPLTPGALLAEERRLFYVAATRARDRLVVTAVKAPADDGDQPSRFLTELGVEPVSVAGRPRRPLAVSALVAELRATTVDPAAPPALRDAAARRLARLAALRDDEGLPLVPSAHPDRWWGLYEPTHSSIPLRDRTRPVALSGSALDQLANVCALQWFLGREVRAEAPATSAQGFGNVIHVLADEVASGRTPADLAVLMERLESVWGGLAFDAPWKSEQEKRNARAALERFLRWHVMDRGGRVPAATERDFDVVLAAGEYEVRIRGSMDRVEKDAEGRAYVVDFKTGKQAPTGDEVARHAQLAVYQLAVREGAVDESFDGSRPLPGGAELVQLRQPAPAKQGGEALPKVQAQQPLEGEWAGELLATAAGRVLDERFTPTSGGHCANCTFRASCSARPEGRQVVE